Within the Bacillus sp. 2205SS5-2 genome, the region CGTCTAGTGTATTTTTCAGACGTTTCTTTAACTCACGTTCAACACTCCATTGCTCCATATTCTTTGTTTTTGCAAGAATACGAATGACCACATCAGAAGAAGCTAAATCTTGAACTCCTAGTACATTTGGTCCCTCAACGATATTTTCATTTTCTTTAGCGAAAGTATTACAAGCATCTTGAATGATCGAAATAGCGTGATCAATATTATCATCATAGGAGATACCAATGTCAACAAGCGCTCGCATATTCCCCCGAGAATGGTTGCTAACCGATGTAATTTCACGATTAGGCACGTAATGAAGTGTTCCATCGAAACCACGAATTTGCGTAGTTCTTAACCCAACTTGCTCTACAATACCAGAGAAGCTTCCGGTAGTGACATAGTCACCAACATCTAGTTGTTTTTCTAAGAGAATAAAAAATCCTGTTACTACATCACTTACTAAGCCTTGTGCACCAAACCCAATCGCTAATCCAACGACACCGGCACCAGCGAGGATTGCAGTTACTTCGATTCCAAAAATCTGTAGGATTGTGACGAAAAACACAAAAATTAGTATGTAGTTTAAAATGTTTTTCATAAGCCCTCTAAGCGTGAGGGATCGACCTTTTGAAATCGTATTGGACTGTTCATATTTAGTAAATAACCGATCGATTAATTTATTGCCAATTCCTTTAATAATTAGAAAACCAATAATTAAGGCGAAAAATTGGAGAACCCCAATCCCTATTGTCATAAGTAAGCTTTCCCAGTCATAATCTTCCCAAAAATTTATTTCATTCATCTACTACTCAATCCTTTCTCTCTTTCGCTAGTCCTCTTTTGTAACCTTTTGATTCTCCTCATTAATTTATCTAAGGCTCTTTTCGTTTGCATTGTTACTTTTAACTTTAATAATCCATGAAATTCTCCATTTTTGTATGAATTTCGTTCAAAATAGACGAAAAGATGACCCGAAACAAAACTATATCATAGATTAACCACTGACTAGAAGAGTCACAAACTTTGTAAAACATCTATTAATTTCAAACTTTCTCATACCCTCCAATGGATGTAAAGGTTGCGAATAGATGCATTATATTTTATTCCCAATCGAAAGAATGATAAACTTACTCTTAGTGATTGGAAAAAACTAATTGAGAGTAATTTATTCAGCAATTGGGAAAAACAAAGTAGGAGAGTATTTGTTATTCAATAATCATTTTTTATTTATATTTATTTTAAATAAGAGTTGACGTGAATAGCTAGTTATTTTATAATTATTCTTGTTGAAAAGAAAGTAAATGAGAAATGAGTATCTATTTTCTCATTTTAACTTATTTGGAGGGATTACACTATGGCAGAACGTATGGTAGGAAAACAAGCTCCACGATTTGAAATGGATGCAGTACTTGCAAACAAAGAATTTGGCAATGTAAGTTTGGAAGAAAATATGAAAAATGACAAATGGACAGTATTATTCTTCTATCCAATGGACTTCACTTTCGTATGTCCAACAGAGATTACTGCAATGTCTGATCGTTATGACGAATTTGAGGACTTGGATGCAGAAATCGTAGGTGTGTCGACAGATACGATTCACACTCATTTGGCTTGGATTAACACAGATCGTAAAGAAAACGGATTAGGTGAATTAAGATATCCGCTTGCTGCTGATACGAATCATGTTGTTTCACGTGACTATGGTGTGTTAATTGAAGAAGAGGGTGTAGCTCTTCGTGGATTATTCATTATTAATCCTGAAGGTGAACTACAGTATCAAACGGTTTTCCATAACAACATCGGTCGTGATGTAGAAGAAACACTTCGTGTTCTTCAAGCTCTTCAAACAGGTGGACTTTGCCCAGCCAACTGGAAACCAGGACAAGCTACACTTTAATTTATCTATCTGAAGACCTAGCGATTCGTTAGGTCTTTTTTAAAAGGAAACGGTGGCCGTAGGGACACCGGATGAAGTTTTTCGTATATATTTTACTAATTATTCAAAATAAAACATCCTATACGAAATGATCACTATATTATAGAAGTCAAGTTTATCCGTCCTTGTAAATAACAGTCTAGGATAATTTAGAGGAGGAATATTCATGAGATTAAGAACCCCGATGCCAGAATTAACTGGTGCAACAGAATGGTTGAATGGTGAAGTAAGTAAAGCAGAGGTTGTCGGCGAAAAACCAACATTGATTCATTTTTGGTCCATTAGCTGTCATTTATGCAAAGAGGCAATGCCACAAGTGAATGAGTTTCGTGATAAATATAAAGATAGATTAAATGTAGTTGCCGTACATATGCCTCGTTCAGAAGAGGATACAAATCTTGAGAAAATTAAAGAGGTCGCAAGTGAACATGATATATCTCAACCCATCTTCATTGATAACGAGCATAAGCTAACTGATGCCTTTGAAAATCAATATGTTCCTGCTTATTATGTGTTTGATAAAGAGGGTAGCTTGCGTCATTTTCAGGCCGGTGGAAGTGGTATGAAGATGTTAGAAAAACGAGTCAATCGTGTATTGGCTGAAATGGAGTCAGCAGATTAATTTGATCTACATTGGTGTCACTATATTACTCTGAGGTTTTTTGAAGAAAAAAGAAGCATGGGATGTTTTCTCTCCATGCTTCTTTTTGTTTGGCTCTTTTCGAATACATTGTGGCTATAACATCTGGTTTTTGATTTAACCGCACATTTCACAGTTGATTTCCATCAAAAATAAACGGATCCAGCTGCAGTGGCTAGGGACTCGGGCATTTGTCAGCCGTCCCTGGGAAGCCACTTCCGCCTTTTTTTGTCCAGCTACAGTGGCTTGCGGCTCGGGGTCAAATGAATAACGCTCCAGCGATGCAGGCATCACCTCCGAGTTCTTCATTTGCCTGACGCCGCAGGGCAGCCACTTCCGCCTTTCGTAAATGATGCCCGAAACAAGGCTACATCAACGATCATTGACTGGTTCGAAAAGCAACAAACTTTGCGAAAGCAGCCTTTTGTTTCACTATTAGATCATACTAACCAAGGAACAGTATGGTAGTTAGGCACTTTCGTTTCTCATTCTAAACTTTTATTGGAAAATTCCGTAACTGAAAGAATTTGTTCTCCAGTATCGGAATAAGTGAAAAGTACAGTATCCCCAACTTCAGTGAATATACTGTAAGGGAAATCCACGGAGGAAATCATATACACGCGATTATCATTTTCAAGAAGTACAAAAACGATTGTAAGCTCTTCGCCAGTTTCTTTGTATACACGTTGAACATTTCCTTGGATTTCTTTTGATTCACTCTGTGAACTTGGGCGCTTCGTTAAGTCTCCTCTCGAAAGGACGGTCTTGTATTTATTGAATGCTTCTCGTTGTGTAGATCCAGTGGCAAATACTTTGGCATTTGAAGCTAACATCACAGCATAGCTCCGGACAAGGCCACCATCATCAGTCACTGGCACTACCCAGCTTGGTTTGCCATATACATTGTAAATAACGGGCATGGTGCCATGCCATTTTTCTTTTTTAAAGGAATTGTCGACGACTTCATTTGCTCCAGAGCCATCCATAATGCCCTTTACTAAATCACCGTTATAGTAATACAAAACACCGGTTCTCGCATCGATTAAAGAGTATCCTAGAGCAGAATCAACTCCTTCTTTAGGAGAAGTAAAGTCCGTAAAATAATACATTTTACCATCTTTACTAAAAATAGGTGTGACTCCTTCATAAGTTCCCCAATCAGTCGGGATTTTTACATCACTCTGAGAGAAGACATTGTTCCAAAATCCGTGAACATAATAACCAAAATAGTCATTCTCTAAGGAAGCTGATTCATGGTTCAAAACACCGTCAATAAACGATGGAGCATCTTTTATTGTATAGGTATTGGTGATTCCCGTTTGTGGATCAACTACAACAACTCCTTCTACCATAAACCCTGAGCGTAAAGATATTTTCTTACCATAGGTCATCGTATAGTATGGATTTCCTTGATCATCTATTTCAAATTTGGCTTCTCCGTTAAAAATTAAATCGGGTTCTGCTTGGCGAACAATTCGCTCCAAATTTTTTCCGAAATACATGCTTGGTACATATTCCATTTCATATCCTACAATTAGTTTAGCTTCAGCATCAGGATTTGTTCCGGACATCGTAATATACCCGGGAATAAAACCTGCTCTTCTAGCTTTAAAGAATCCCGAAGCTTCAATAGGAGCAACATACAGAGATTCACCGTCTACAATTTGGGGAGTGAGTTCACCTAATTCAAAGTAAGATACTTTATCAAGGTTTCCGAATACCTTTTTCATTTTGTTTTTAGCTGTCTCGGGAGGAACCGAGAAAGGGGTATCGTCCTCTGTGAACATTTCAGATAAATCTTTTTCAATCTTTTCAACCGATGAATACTTGTCTTTCGCAATCACGAGTGAATGGATAAAGCTGCTATAAATAAATCCTCCAAGTAGTAATAAAGAAATCGCCATTTTCCCTAAGGTCAACATGTTCTTATGTTTGGTTTGAAGAGATAAGCTTACGAAAATAAAAACTGAAGCAATTACCGCGTAAGAAGTGAAAATGGATGATATATTATTATCGAAAAGTATAAAATACTCTCCTAAACCAATTACAATCCAAAATAAAATGGGCAAAATCATGCTTTTATTAAGAGACTTTGGCTTTTCCCAAGGAACCATAAAGGTTGTTAGTAATAGAAGAAAAATAAATTTCATTGTATAAGTACTCCTCTCAAATGCGATTTCTTTACTATACGAATGAGAAGATAAAAGGTTTCATTAGACATAAAAAGGAGAAAAGATTAACTATTTGAAATTAGAAAAAATTCAAACAAATAACTGGTAATTTGTTTCGGGATTCGATATATTTATTACTATGTTCTTTTTTGATGCCTGTTTCATAATATCTGTTAATCATTTTTCCATAAATATGGTTGAATTATGGATTGAAAAAACCAAAAGCAGATTTATTCTAAGGGCTATCCGTAGACAATATTATGTTTTTCTCCCATCATTTTTTAGGTTTACCGTTTTTGTATGGATCACGTTCAAGAATAGACAAAATAATGCCCCGAAACGGATTATTTAAAATGATAAAAACCTGCAGCGGATATGCAACATTCTGTGCGAAACAGCCTTTCTAAACAAGAGCAACTAATTTTTAGAAATAAGTCATTTTGTTACAACATGAGAGGGGGATGGAATATGGAAGTATTCAAAAAATTAAAAGAATTCTACTGGCCGTATAAACGGTATTTTTTTACTTCAATGATTTTTCTATTATTTGTAACCGTCATCACAGTCGTCTATCCGATTATTTTACAGATGACTATAGATGAAGCGGTCCTAAAAGGCAACTATGAAATAATTCCTTATTTGGCATTAGGATTTGTAGGAATTATGGTGTTAAAAGGATTCGCCACATTTCTTCAGCAGTATAATGGGGATATGTTTGGAATCTCTTCGGTCTATCGTTTGCGAAATGTGTTATATGAAAAACTACAATTTCTCCCGTTTTCCTACTATGATAATGCCAAAACAGGTGATTTAATGTCGAGATTGACGGCAGATGTGGAAGCATTCCGTTTTTTCTTGTCGTTCGGTTTTACGGAATTGATTCGTTTTTTACTTCTAATATCAATTAGCTTTAGTGTCATGATGTATTATTCGGTGTCACTTACATTTGTTACGCTGATCACACTTCCTTTTTTGGCGATTGTCGTCTATAAATTTGATAAAGCGGTTCATCCTGCGTTCAGGGGTATCCGTAAATCATTTGGAAAACTAAATACCAATGTACAAGAAAACATTAGTGGAATTAATACGGTAAAAAGTCTATCAAGAGAAGAACACCAAATCTCAAAGTTTAATTCTTCAAATGGAAATTATAAAGAAAATTATATTTTCACATCCAATATATGGGCTAAATTTTTTCCTTTAATGGAATTTTTGGGGAATATAAGTGTGGTCACACTCCTAGGATATGGAGGATATTTAGTCATCAATGGTTCGTTGAGACCTGGAGAGCTTGTCGCATTTTATAGCTTAGTTTGGTATATCATATGGCCGATTATGAATCTTGGTTTTACGATCAATCTTTTTTCTCAGTCAAAGGCTTCTGGGGAGCGTTTATTAGAAATTCTTGAGGTAGATGAAGTGATTAAAGACCAAGATTCTCCTCTTCATGTAGATCGATTTTTAGGAGACGTGGACTTCGATAACGTCACGTTAAAATATACAAACGAAGAAGATGCGGCCTTAAAAGAGATTTCGTTTAAAGCTCAGCCGGGATCAGTGATAGGACTGATTGGCGAAACCGGATCCGGTAAAACAAGTATTCCTCAGCTTATGACACGCTTTTATGAACCAGTTGAGGGAATCGTAAAGATTGATGGAGAAGATGTGAAAGAATATTCGCTAAAATCTCTTCGGCAAAATGTAGGTTTCGTACTCCAGGAATCCTTTTTATTTTCTTCAACAATCGCCGCAAATATTTCCTATGGACGGCCAGAAGTGACAATGGAAAGAGTAATTGAGGCAGCTAAAAGTGCGCAAGCTCATGAATTTATTTGTGAACTTCCTGATGGCTATGAAACGGTTCTGGGGGAAAGAGGATTAGGTTTATCTGGTGGGCAAAAGCAACGCATCGCCATCGCACGTGCTATTTGTACCGATCCTTCAATTTTAATACTGGATGATGCGACAAGTGCGGTTGATATGGAAACAGAGTTCCAAATTCAAAAAGAATTAAAAGACGTCATGAAAAATAGGACGACGTTTATTATTGCTCACCGAATCTCTTCTCTAAAACATGCAGATGAAATATTAGTTTTAGAAAATGGTAGGATTGTTGAGCGTGGAAAGCACGAGAAATTATTAAGAAATAACGGACCGTATCAGCGAATTTATGAGATTCAATATAAAGATCAGAAGCGAATACTTCAGGGACAGAAGGGGTGATTGAATGAGTCAAAGTAAACTACATAATCGAATTCAAAAGCGATTTCATTACTCGACTGATCAAATAATCGATAAGTCATTTAACTGGAGGCAGCTGTGGCGATTACTTGCCTACGTAAAGCCCTACACTAAAAATTTAGTGCCATTGTCTATCTTAATGGTTATTATTACAACGGCAGTTCGGCTCTCAATCCCAATCCTAATAGGTGTGTATACATTAGATAGAGCCATTCAAAATCGAGATATGAATTTATTGACAATACTAGTTATGGTCATTGTTTCGCTTTATATCCTTAATTACGTCGCTAATGTATTAAGAATAAGGTGGATGAATATGCTTGGTCAAAGTGTAATCTATGATTTGAGAAAGCATCTATTTTCACACGTCCAGTGGTTATCGCATCGCTTCTTCGATCAACGCTCAGCGGGATCAATTCTCGTTCGTATTATGAATGATATTAATTCACTCCAGGAATTGTTTACAAATGGCGTAATAAATTTATTGATGGACCTTATATTGCTTTTGGGAATTGTGGTTATTCTATTTACTCTAAGCCCACAACTTACACTCGCTGTGTTAGTAATTCTGCCGATAATGTTTTTAATCTCGACAACATTGAGGAAGAAAATCCGCAGATCTTGGCAAGATGTTCGAACTAAACAAGCGAAATTGAATTCACACTTAAATGAGAGCATTCAAGGGGTTCGCGTCACGCAATCCTTTACTCAAGAACAAGAAAATATGATGTTCTTCGACGGAGTGAATACAGAAAGTTTTGATAGCTGGAGAACAGCGACTAGAAAGAATGCGATGTTTCGCCCCTTAGTAGAACTTACGAACGCTGTCGGGACAGCTGTACTTATTTGGTATGGTGCACATTTAATCAATGCAGGTAGTTTGCAATTAGGAGAATTTGTTTCCTTTGCCTTTTATCTAGGGATGTTTTGGGAGCCTATATCTCGTCTTGGTATGGTCTACAATCAGCTTTTAATCGGCATGGCTTCTTCTGAACGAATATTTGAATTTTTAGATGAAAAACCAATTGTGTCAGAGGCTGAAAAAGCGATTGAATTAAAAGATATTCAAGGAGAAATTGTGTTTCGTTCTGTCGAGTTTTCATACGATGGTAAACGTAAGGCATTAAACGGAATTGATTTGAAAATGAACAAAGGAAATACCGTTGCACTTGTAGGGCATACGGGATCAGGAAAAACGACAATTGCAAACTTGATTACTCGTTTTTACGACCCAACTGCTGGAAATGTGTTTGTTGATGGCTATGATTTAAAAGATATATCGATTTCAAGCCTTCGAAATCAGATTAGTATCGTGCTTCAAGATACATTTATTTTTTCTGGTACAATCAAAGAGAATATTCGATTTGGACGCCCAGATGCAACCGATGAGGATGTAATTCACGCTGCCAAAGCGATTGGAGCACATGAGTTTATAACTAAAATGCCTAAGGGATATGAAACAGAAGTTGAGGAAAGAGGGAATGTCCTTTCTGTTGGGCAATGTCAATTATTGTCGTTTGCAAGAGCATTATTAGCTGACCCACGTATCATTATTTTAGATGAGGCAACCGCTTCAATCGATACCGAAACGGAAGTCAAAATACAAGCAGCTTTAAATCGTTTGTTACATGGACGAACCGCGATTATTATCGCTCATAGACTTTCAACTATCCGGGAAGCCGATCATATTTTTGTGCTTGATCACGGGGATATAAAAGAACAAGGAAATCATGAGGACCTTATGGATCAAGAAGGTGTTTACTATGAGCTAGTGAAAACGCAGTTCAAAATGTTGGAAGCTATGTAAATGAAAGGACTGATGATCATCAGTCCTTTTTTTCGAGAGATAAGAAAGCAAAAAAATCTGAGCTATCATATCTTTTTGGTTATGTTTTTCCTATTTTGGAGACAAATAATATGAAGCGAATCTCCTTTTGAGCATCATGTTCAGTGAGTGACATTCAAGCAGAAACAATGGGCAATTATCCGTCCAACCATCATGGGCGTGATGAAAATTCAAACTTATTTTTGCGCAATGAATATACCACGACTTGATCATTCATTATCTTGAAAACTCCATCAATTCTTATGGAAAATAGCGAGGAACAGATAAAAATAAGAGTAATGCGGTCGTTTCCGTAATGGGGGCAGTTATAAAAAAGTCTAATTTTAAGATTCATGATAAGAGTACAAACGATCGGATTAAACTAAAACGGACTGGGCATGGTTTTCGCCCGGTTTTTCTTGTTATAAGATAGATGTCTTGCCATTTTTTATAAGAAGCCATAGACATTGAATTTGAAAATGTAAACCAAGCAGTGATTGGGGTAGCCTGGGTCTTATAACTCTCGAAAAAATTCAAAAGATAGGAGCATATTTTTTAGTCCGGTCTAAAAAAATTCTTATCTATGAAGTTCAGAGAAACTAAAATATTAAGATGGGAACATACATTTGTGATAAATGTCACAGAAAATTCATGTTCATCTCTTCACAATGTAAAGTAAAGGCTTTACAATGAGTATAGAGTGTTATGTATTAAAGTATGGGGTAAGGAGGCTATTATATGGAATTTGATAGTGTCATATTAAGTAGAATGTTGACATCAACAACGCTTGCATTTCATATTATTTTTGCAACTATAGGTGTAGGTGTACCTGTGATGATTGCCATTGCAGAGTTCATGGGAATAAAAAATAACGACCGCCATTATTTATTGTTAGCTAGAAGATGGGCACGAGGATTCACGATTACTGTGGCAGTAGGTGTTGTAACCGGAACGGCTATTGGCTTGCAGCTATCTTTATTATGGCCAAGTTTTATGCAAGTGGCCGGACAAGTGATTGCTCTTCCATTATTCATGGAAACCTTTGCCTTTTTCTTCGAAGCCATTTTTCTAGGAATATATTTATATTCATGGGATCGATTTAAGAATAAGTGGATCCACTGGATCTTGAATATTCCTATTATGATTGGCTCATCTGCTTCGGCATTGTTTATCACAACCGTGAATGCCTTTATGAAT harbors:
- a CDS encoding mechanosensitive ion channel family protein; this translates as MNEINFWEDYDWESLLMTIGIGVLQFFALIIGFLIIKGIGNKLIDRLFTKYEQSNTISKGRSLTLRGLMKNILNYILIFVFFVTILQIFGIEVTAILAGAGVVGLAIGFGAQGLVSDVVTGFFILLEKQLDVGDYVTTGSFSGIVEQVGLRTTQIRGFDGTLHYVPNREITSVSNHSRGNMRALVDIGISYDDNIDHAISIIQDACNTFAKENENIVEGPNVLGVQDLASSDVVIRILAKTKNMEQWSVERELKKRLKNTLDDHGIEIPFPHQTYIEKK
- a CDS encoding peroxiredoxin, with translation MAERMVGKQAPRFEMDAVLANKEFGNVSLEENMKNDKWTVLFFYPMDFTFVCPTEITAMSDRYDEFEDLDAEIVGVSTDTIHTHLAWINTDRKENGLGELRYPLAADTNHVVSRDYGVLIEEEGVALRGLFIINPEGELQYQTVFHNNIGRDVEETLRVLQALQTGGLCPANWKPGQATL
- a CDS encoding TlpA family protein disulfide reductase, whose amino-acid sequence is MRLRTPMPELTGATEWLNGEVSKAEVVGEKPTLIHFWSISCHLCKEAMPQVNEFRDKYKDRLNVVAVHMPRSEEDTNLEKIKEVASEHDISQPIFIDNEHKLTDAFENQYVPAYYVFDKEGSLRHFQAGGSGMKMLEKRVNRVLAEMESAD
- a CDS encoding DUF3981 domain-containing protein, with product MKFIFLLLLTTFMVPWEKPKSLNKSMILPILFWIVIGLGEYFILFDNNISSIFTSYAVIASVFIFVSLSLQTKHKNMLTLGKMAISLLLLGGFIYSSFIHSLVIAKDKYSSVEKIEKDLSEMFTEDDTPFSVPPETAKNKMKKVFGNLDKVSYFELGELTPQIVDGESLYVAPIEASGFFKARRAGFIPGYITMSGTNPDAEAKLIVGYEMEYVPSMYFGKNLERIVRQAEPDLIFNGEAKFEIDDQGNPYYTMTYGKKISLRSGFMVEGVVVVDPQTGITNTYTIKDAPSFIDGVLNHESASLENDYFGYYVHGFWNNVFSQSDVKIPTDWGTYEGVTPIFSKDGKMYYFTDFTSPKEGVDSALGYSLIDARTGVLYYYNGDLVKGIMDGSGANEVVDNSFKKEKWHGTMPVIYNVYGKPSWVVPVTDDGGLVRSYAVMLASNAKVFATGSTQREAFNKYKTVLSRGDLTKRPSSQSESKEIQGNVQRVYKETGEELTIVFVLLENDNRVYMISSVDFPYSIFTEVGDTVLFTYSDTGEQILSVTEFSNKSLE
- a CDS encoding ABC transporter ATP-binding protein encodes the protein MEVFKKLKEFYWPYKRYFFTSMIFLLFVTVITVVYPIILQMTIDEAVLKGNYEIIPYLALGFVGIMVLKGFATFLQQYNGDMFGISSVYRLRNVLYEKLQFLPFSYYDNAKTGDLMSRLTADVEAFRFFLSFGFTELIRFLLLISISFSVMMYYSVSLTFVTLITLPFLAIVVYKFDKAVHPAFRGIRKSFGKLNTNVQENISGINTVKSLSREEHQISKFNSSNGNYKENYIFTSNIWAKFFPLMEFLGNISVVTLLGYGGYLVINGSLRPGELVAFYSLVWYIIWPIMNLGFTINLFSQSKASGERLLEILEVDEVIKDQDSPLHVDRFLGDVDFDNVTLKYTNEEDAALKEISFKAQPGSVIGLIGETGSGKTSIPQLMTRFYEPVEGIVKIDGEDVKEYSLKSLRQNVGFVLQESFLFSSTIAANISYGRPEVTMERVIEAAKSAQAHEFICELPDGYETVLGERGLGLSGGQKQRIAIARAICTDPSILILDDATSAVDMETEFQIQKELKDVMKNRTTFIIAHRISSLKHADEILVLENGRIVERGKHEKLLRNNGPYQRIYEIQYKDQKRILQGQKG
- a CDS encoding ABC transporter ATP-binding protein, with protein sequence MSQSKLHNRIQKRFHYSTDQIIDKSFNWRQLWRLLAYVKPYTKNLVPLSILMVIITTAVRLSIPILIGVYTLDRAIQNRDMNLLTILVMVIVSLYILNYVANVLRIRWMNMLGQSVIYDLRKHLFSHVQWLSHRFFDQRSAGSILVRIMNDINSLQELFTNGVINLLMDLILLLGIVVILFTLSPQLTLAVLVILPIMFLISTTLRKKIRRSWQDVRTKQAKLNSHLNESIQGVRVTQSFTQEQENMMFFDGVNTESFDSWRTATRKNAMFRPLVELTNAVGTAVLIWYGAHLINAGSLQLGEFVSFAFYLGMFWEPISRLGMVYNQLLIGMASSERIFEFLDEKPIVSEAEKAIELKDIQGEIVFRSVEFSYDGKRKALNGIDLKMNKGNTVALVGHTGSGKTTIANLITRFYDPTAGNVFVDGYDLKDISISSLRNQISIVLQDTFIFSGTIKENIRFGRPDATDEDVIHAAKAIGAHEFITKMPKGYETEVEERGNVLSVGQCQLLSFARALLADPRIIILDEATASIDTETEVKIQAALNRLLHGRTAIIIAHRLSTIREADHIFVLDHGDIKEQGNHEDLMDQEGVYYELVKTQFKMLEAM